The DNA sequence CTGCTGCTGCACCAGGTCCCAGCCTTCGCCCAGCCAGTAGCGGAAGTCGGCGTAGCCCCCGGCCCGCATAAATTCCAGGTACTCACCGTTGGTTACCAACCGGTTTTGCAGCGCGAAGTCGGCCACGTACGTCTCGTGCGGGGCGTGCTCGTTGTCGAAGCAAAACCCCGGGCCCTCGTAGCCGATGCGGTACACGCCGCCCGGCACCGGCAGCCAGGCCACGGGCGGCGGACCGGTTTCAGCTTCCGGCGCGTCGGAGGAAAGTGGCAGGTAGGCCGGGGCCAACGGACTGGTGCTCAGAATGTACTTGATGTCGGTGACGAGCAGCTCCTGGTGCTGCTGCTCGTGCTGCAGGCCCAGCTCCAGCACTTCCCAGAACGCCTCGGGCAGGGTGTCGGCCCGGCTCAGCAGCTCCTGCATGCGGGCATCGACGTGGGCGCGGTAGGCATACACCTCGGCCAGCGCGGGCCGGGAAAGGGTGCCCCGATCGGCCCGGTTTACGCGGCTGCCCAGCGAGTTGTAGTAAGAGTTGAACAGGAAGGCGTATTCGGGGTGAAAAACCTGGTAGCCGGGCTGGTATTGACCCAGCAGGAAGGTCTCGAAAAACCAGGTGGTGTGGGCCAGGTGCCACTTCGGCGGACTCACATCAATGACGGGCTGCACCACCGTGTCTTCGGGCAGCAATGGGCGGCACAGGGTTTCGGTCTGGTGGCGTACGGCCTGGTAGCGGGCCAGCAGCGCGTCGGTAGTGGGGGCCGTCAGGGAGGAAACGAGGGTCATAGCAAAGAAGGGGAGGGCGTGGAAAGGTAACCGGAAAAGCAGACCCGGGTTTGTACGAAGCCAGGAGAAATATAGTGCAGCTCTTATTTCAGCCGGGAAAGAACGGGGGTGAAACCCGGGAAAAGCCCAACATCTAATGCCCACTGAGTACTTATCGCGCCGCCTCCTTTTAAGTACGCAGTAGCTCATCAGTAGTAGTTGGTATTTTGACTATTACAAGCTGAATTAGGAGTTAAAATGGTTATCCTTGTTAAGCGCCGCTCGTTGAAGGGGGCACATTACCTCACCCGTTCTCCAAACCCTACAAGACTATGATTACGAACAACACAGCCCGCGCCAGTGCCGCGCGTACCAGCACCCGCGCTGCCAACAGCAAAACCACGCCCGCCGGCAAAAGCCTCCGGGGCTTTGCCGCCATGGACCCGGCCGAACAGCGCCGCATAGCCAGTGAAGGAGGCAAGGCCTCGCATGAAAGTGGCCGCGGCCATCGTTTTACTTCAGAGGAAGCCCGTGCTGCCGGCCGTAAGGGGGGCCAGGCAAGTCGCGGACGGAGCAACCAGGGCGGTGCCACCCGATAGTTTCTCTCTGCAGTAACGGCGACTACTCCAGGTCGCCAGTAAGCCGACAAGCTCCCGTGCTCTGCACGGGAGCTTGTTCTTTTTTAGCCTGGCGAGGCCGGCTGGTCGATTTCGTTGTTATTTGCCCGTTCATCCGTTTTGCCGCCCCATGCTGCACCTTGCCTATTCCCGGCGTGTTCTGCGCTTCAACTTCCCGGCCCGCACGTCCCGCGGGGCCCTCACCGAGCACTACGCCTACTACCTGCGCCTGACCGATACCGCCCAGCCCGGCCGGGAAGGCGTGGGCGAAGCCGCGCCCCTGGCCGGCCTCAGCCCTGACTACGGCCCCGACACCGAAACCCGCATCCGGGAATTTTGCCGGCAGTTCAACCAACGCCAGCTGGCCGCCCTCAGCCCCGCCGCCGCAGCGGCCCTGGTGCCGGCCGAGCTGCCCGCCCTGCGCTTCGCCCTCGAAACTGCCGCCCTCGACCTGGAGCAGGGTGGCCGGCGGCAGCTGTTCGACTCGCCCTTCAGCCGGGGGCAGGCCGGTATTGCCATCAACGGCCTGGTCTGGATGGGCGACGCGGCGTTTATGCGGGAGCAGATCCGGAAAAAGCTGGCCGAGGGCTACTCCTGCCTCAAGCTCAAAATCGGCGGCATCGACTTTGCCACCGAGCTGCGCCTGCTGGCCGAAATCCGGGCGGTGGCCGGGCCCGAACAGCTGACGTTGCGCGTCGATGCCAACGGGGCCTTTGCGCCCGCCGAGGCCCTGGACCGGCTCGGGCAGTTGGCCCGCTTTGCGCTGCACTCCATCGAGCAGCCCATCCGGTCCGGGCAGTGGGCCGATATGGCGCGGGTGTGCCGGGAGTCGCCGGTGCCGGTGGCGCTGGATGAGGAGCTCATTGGCGTAACCGACACCCAGCAGCAGCAGGCCCTGCTCGACCAGATCCGGCCGGCCTATATCATTCTCAAGCCCACGCTGCTCGGGGGGCTGGCCGCTACCCGGCACTGGATTGCCCTGGCCGAGGCCCGCGGCATCCGGTGGTGGCTCACCTCGGCCCTGGAATCCAACGTCGGCTTGAACGCCATCAGCCAGTTTGCGGCCCAGGCCGCGCCCCCCGATTTTCCGCAGGGCCTAGGCACCGGGCAGCTGTACTCCAACAACGTAGCCGCCCCGCTGACCATCCGGGGCGGGCAGCTGCACTACGAGCCCGACCTGGGCTGGGGTAGCTTGGAATAACCATACCCGGCGGGGATACGGACAGGCAAAATTTCACTATATTACAAGGCCGCCATGTCTTCGCTATGTCCCGCTCCGGAGTATATACGTTCAGCTGCCGCCGCCTTTCGGGGCTGCTCCGGATGACTTTGTTGCTGGTGCTGGCCTGCGGTCTGCTCACCGTTGGGGTGGCCGCCCAAACGCCGGGCCCGTTTCAATTCGCGAAGCCCAAGGCCCATAAAGTGAAATTTCATTTCGAGCTGGAGCGTAACCTCATCGTGGTAAACGCCATGCTCAACGGACAGGGCCCGTTCAACTTTCTGCTCGATACCGGCGTGGGCACCTCGCTGATTACCGACCCCTCGCTGCGCCTGGCCCTGGGCCTGCGCACGGGCCGCAGCTTCCGGGTGGCCGGCGCGGGCAGCGAGGCCCCGCTGGAAGCCGCCGAAACCGACAGCGTGCGGGTGGAGCTGCCCGGCGTGGTGGCCCCGAACATGCTCTTTCTGACTCTGTCGGAGGATATTCTGAACCTGTCGGGCTACGTGGGCATGCCCATTCACGGCATCCTGGGCTCCGACGTGTTTCGCAGCTTTGTGGTGGAAGTGCGGGCCGCCGAAAGCTTGCTGGTGTTCCACGACCCGAATTCGTACCGCAAGCCCCGCGGCCGCCGCTGGACCGACGTGCCCCTCGACCTGGAAGGCAACAAGCCCTACCTGACCGCCGAAGTGCAGCTCACCGACTCGTTGCAGCTGCCCCTGAAGCTGATTCTGGACACCGGGGCGGGCCACGCCCTGTCGCTCGAAACCACGTCCAGTAGCCAGCTGCGGGTGCCGCCCAAACGGCTCCGCTCCCAGCTGGGCAAGGGCCTCAACGGGTTTATCAACGGCTACCTGGGGCGCGTGTCGGGCATGAAGCTGGGCCGCTACCAGATCAACTCCCTGCTCACCTCGTTTCCCGACTCGACCGACGTGGCCATGCGCGCCGACGTGCCCCGCAACGGTAACATCGGCTTCGAGTTGCTCAAGCGCTTCGACACGGTTATCGACTACACCCACAACTACCTGCTGCTGCGGCCCAACCTGCTGTACCGGGAGCCCTTCGAGCACGACATGTGCGGCATGGACCTGGTAGCGGCCGGCCCCGACTTCCGCCGCTACGTCATCACCCAGATTGTGCCCGGCTCGCCGGCCGCCCAAGCCGGCCTGCAAGCCAACGACGAGATATTGTCCATCAACTTTCTGCCCGCCAGCGCCTTGTCTTTAACCCAGATCAGTAGGATTCTGCACTCGGCCGATGGCCGCAAGATTCTGCTCATCGTGCGGCATGCCGACGGGGAGTTGGGCACGACGCAGGTGCAGCTCAAGCGCGAGATTTAAGCCCGGCCCCCGGTACCAGCTACTCTGGTTTCGGGCCGGTAGATGAGGGGCAAGTCGCCGTTTTACCCCTCGCAACCGTATATTTTCCTACATTAGAAGCCCGCCTGCTCCCTGCTACCCCTTACTTCTCGCCCGAACTCGCCTGATGCCCACGGCCCCTTCGCCCGCGCTGCCCACCCCGCCGCCCGAAATCCGGGCCAACCAGCACATCTACTCCGATTATTTCGACGAGGAGTTCGTCTATCAGCTCGATAAGAACATCCTGCAGCTGCTCGACCGGGTCTGGTTCCGCTCCGAGCTGGTCGGCTTCGACGAGTACCCGCAGCGCAACAACCCCGACAAGCCCCTGATTTTCGCCTCCAACCACTCGGGCATGGCGTTTCCCTGGGATGCCATGGTGGCCCTGTCGCACTTGTGGCGCAAGCTGCCCAACCTCAGTGACTTGCCCCGGCCTTTGTCGGCGCCCATGCTTTCCCAGTCGGCCCTGATGAACCCGTTTCTGGTGCGCAACTTCTGGAAGCGCTGCGGCTGCGTGGATGCCACCACGCTGAACTTCGAGACGATGATGTACTACCAGGAGCACAACCTGATGCTCTACCCCGAGGGCGTGCCGGGCATCGGCAAGGGCTTCAACCGCAAGTACCAGCTGCAGCGCCTGGCTACCAGCATCGTGCGCCTGGGCATTCAGCACCGCACCGACATCATCCCGTTCTATACCATCAACGGCGAGTACCTCAACCCCTACGCCTACAGCTGGGACTGGATCAACAACCTGAGCAAGAAAATCGGGATTCCCTTTATTCCCATGGGCCCCATCGTGCTGATGGTGCTGCTGCAGCCCTGGTTTTTTTACATGGCCTTTCCGGCCAAGCTCACCTTCGTGCTGGGCTCCCGCATCAAACCCTACGAGCTGACCGACAAAGCCCACGACGAGCTGAGCCGGGCCGAGTACGAAGCTCTGTCGGAGCAGGTGCGGGGCCGCATGCAAACCGAGCTGGACGCCGCCGTGCGCCAGTACGGGCAGCACCCCTACCGCTGGGGCGAAATGTGGCAGCGCATCCGCCAGAACTGGCGCTACTTCCCCTTTTTCCTGCCTTTCGCCTGGCCCGCCGTCTTCACCGAGTTTGAAAAGCAGTACACCCGCAAAACCCCGCCCGACGTCAACCTGGACCTGACCAGCCCCGGCGCGTGGCTGCGCATGATCTGGCGCAACCCGTTTACCATCAGCTTCTTTATTCCGATTCTGGGCTGGATTCCCATTGCCATCCGGGGCTACAAAGGCCACCGGCTGGGAAAAAGAGCGTAGGCAGGCGGCGCCAAAATCCAAATCGAGCTGCTTTGGCGAAACTTGTTCTGCCTCAGTCAGTAAAAGACAATATTAACCTCCGGTGCCGCCTTCGGGGCGGCCTTTTCCCTTGCCAAAATACCACGCGCCCCGCGTGGCCCCCGCGCCGACTTCGTTCTTCCCGCTTTTACCTCCGCTCAAATGCCTTCCCCCCAGCATTTGCTCCTCAAACAATTCCTGACGGCGGCCACCGCGCCCCTGTCCCGCCGCCGGCCCACGCTGGCGGCCATGCGCCTGAGCCTGGAAATGGCCAGTCTCGGCCAGTTTATGCCCTGGGGCGTCCACCTCGAGTGCTTTCAGCTCGAGGGCATGGCCGCCGAGTGGGTGCGCCCCGCCCCGGCCGACCCGCGCCGGGTGCTGCTCTACCTGCACGGGGGCGGCTACGTGCTGGGCTCCCTGAACACGCACCGCAGCCTGGTGGGGGCCCTGGCGCAGCGCTGCGGCATGTACGCGCTGGCCATCGACTACCGCAAAGCGCCCGAACACCCCTTCCCGGCGGCCCTGGATGATGCCCTGCTGGCCTACCGCTGGCTGCTGCGCCAGGGCTACCGCCCCCACGACATCATCGTGGCCGGCGACTCGGCCGGTGGGGGCCTCACGCTGGCGTTGCTGCTGGCCCTGCGCGACGGGGCCGGGCCGCTGCCCGCCGCCGCCATTGGCCTTTCGCCCTGGACGGATCTGGTGCTGCCCACGGCTACCATCCGGCGGGTGGCCCACGAAGAGCTCCAGTTTCTGGAGGCCCTGGCTATCCGGGGCTGGGGCGGGCAGTACGCTGGCAGCGCCCCGCTGACCGAGCCGCTGGTGTCGCCGGTGCGGGCCGCCCTGCACGATCTGCCGCCGTTGCTGCTCCAGACTTCCGACGCCGAAGTGCTCTACGACGACGTGCTGACCTTTGCCGCCAAAGCCCGGCTGGCCGGCGTCCCCGTTACGCTGCAGACGTTTGCGGGCCTGGTACACTGGTGGCATTTGTTCTGGCGCGTGGTGCCCGAAGCCCGCACCGCCCTCGACCAGGTTGCAGCCTTCACCCAGGGCATCTGGGCCGCGCAGGAAGCCGCCGCGCGGGTCGTACGCGCGGCCCGCGCTTCGGCCAAACCTGCCAAAACGGATCTGCGGCCCCGCGCCCGGCTCTGAGAGCCGCCGGATGGCCCGG is a window from the Hymenobacter aquaticus genome containing:
- a CDS encoding aspartyl protease family protein, whose protein sequence is MSRSGVYTFSCRRLSGLLRMTLLLVLACGLLTVGVAAQTPGPFQFAKPKAHKVKFHFELERNLIVVNAMLNGQGPFNFLLDTGVGTSLITDPSLRLALGLRTGRSFRVAGAGSEAPLEAAETDSVRVELPGVVAPNMLFLTLSEDILNLSGYVGMPIHGILGSDVFRSFVVEVRAAESLLVFHDPNSYRKPRGRRWTDVPLDLEGNKPYLTAEVQLTDSLQLPLKLILDTGAGHALSLETTSSSQLRVPPKRLRSQLGKGLNGFINGYLGRVSGMKLGRYQINSLLTSFPDSTDVAMRADVPRNGNIGFELLKRFDTVIDYTHNYLLLRPNLLYREPFEHDMCGMDLVAAGPDFRRYVITQIVPGSPAAQAGLQANDEILSINFLPASALSLTQISRILHSADGRKILLIVRHADGELGTTQVQLKREI
- a CDS encoding lysophospholipid acyltransferase family protein gives rise to the protein MPTAPSPALPTPPPEIRANQHIYSDYFDEEFVYQLDKNILQLLDRVWFRSELVGFDEYPQRNNPDKPLIFASNHSGMAFPWDAMVALSHLWRKLPNLSDLPRPLSAPMLSQSALMNPFLVRNFWKRCGCVDATTLNFETMMYYQEHNLMLYPEGVPGIGKGFNRKYQLQRLATSIVRLGIQHRTDIIPFYTINGEYLNPYAYSWDWINNLSKKIGIPFIPMGPIVLMVLLQPWFFYMAFPAKLTFVLGSRIKPYELTDKAHDELSRAEYEALSEQVRGRMQTELDAAVRQYGQHPYRWGEMWQRIRQNWRYFPFFLPFAWPAVFTEFEKQYTRKTPPDVNLDLTSPGAWLRMIWRNPFTISFFIPILGWIPIAIRGYKGHRLGKRA
- a CDS encoding alpha/beta hydrolase, with translation MLLKQFLTAATAPLSRRRPTLAAMRLSLEMASLGQFMPWGVHLECFQLEGMAAEWVRPAPADPRRVLLYLHGGGYVLGSLNTHRSLVGALAQRCGMYALAIDYRKAPEHPFPAALDDALLAYRWLLRQGYRPHDIIVAGDSAGGGLTLALLLALRDGAGPLPAAAIGLSPWTDLVLPTATIRRVAHEELQFLEALAIRGWGGQYAGSAPLTEPLVSPVRAALHDLPPLLLQTSDAEVLYDDVLTFAAKARLAGVPVTLQTFAGLVHWWHLFWRVVPEARTALDQVAAFTQGIWAAQEAAARVVRAARASAKPAKTDLRPRARL
- a CDS encoding KGG domain-containing protein, with translation MITNNTARASAARTSTRAANSKTTPAGKSLRGFAAMDPAEQRRIASEGGKASHESGRGHRFTSEEARAAGRKGGQASRGRSNQGGATR
- the egtB gene encoding ergothioneine biosynthesis protein EgtB, yielding MTLVSSLTAPTTDALLARYQAVRHQTETLCRPLLPEDTVVQPVIDVSPPKWHLAHTTWFFETFLLGQYQPGYQVFHPEYAFLFNSYYNSLGSRVNRADRGTLSRPALAEVYAYRAHVDARMQELLSRADTLPEAFWEVLELGLQHEQQHQELLVTDIKYILSTSPLAPAYLPLSSDAPEAETGPPPVAWLPVPGGVYRIGYEGPGFCFDNEHAPHETYVADFALQNRLVTNGEYLEFMRAGGYADFRYWLGEGWDLVQQQQWQAPLYWVERPEGWFRFTHHGLRPVDMAAPVTHVSFYEADAYAHWAGARLPTEPEWEIAARRFRPEAADGTFLESRSFDPQPLPATAAADQCHQLLGDAWEWTYSAYHPYPGYVRAAGALGEYNGKFMLNQLVLRGGSCATPESHIRLTYRNFFHADKRWQFTGIRLAR
- the menC gene encoding o-succinylbenzoate synthase, whose amino-acid sequence is MLHLAYSRRVLRFNFPARTSRGALTEHYAYYLRLTDTAQPGREGVGEAAPLAGLSPDYGPDTETRIREFCRQFNQRQLAALSPAAAAALVPAELPALRFALETAALDLEQGGRRQLFDSPFSRGQAGIAINGLVWMGDAAFMREQIRKKLAEGYSCLKLKIGGIDFATELRLLAEIRAVAGPEQLTLRVDANGAFAPAEALDRLGQLARFALHSIEQPIRSGQWADMARVCRESPVPVALDEELIGVTDTQQQQALLDQIRPAYIILKPTLLGGLAATRHWIALAEARGIRWWLTSALESNVGLNAISQFAAQAAPPDFPQGLGTGQLYSNNVAAPLTIRGGQLHYEPDLGWGSLE